In Papaver somniferum cultivar HN1 chromosome 1, ASM357369v1, whole genome shotgun sequence, a genomic segment contains:
- the LOC113324892 gene encoding alpha-1-purothionin-like, whose amino-acid sequence MEAGKCVKAPHCALIMGVLVLGLLVVQTPVEAKSCCKSTVGRNCYNACRLRFARQVCASTCSCKIVGGNRCPRGYPKVSGFLNSEEFEQQTDVEDQASQINEYCKLGCVSSECGDNMITTPRSQTSDEEVQRCNNACLELCNKHYNIAVAVTA is encoded by the exons ATGGAAGCAGGCAAATGTGTAAAAGCCCCTCACTGCGCTCTAATCATGGGTGTACTGGTTTTGGGGCTACTTGTGGTACAAACTCCAGTTGAGGCTAAGAGCTGCTGTAAAAGCACCGTTGGAAGAAATTGCTATAACGCCTGCCGTTTACGATTTGCCAGGCAAGTTTGTGCATCAACCTGTAGCTGCAAAATTGTTGGAGGGAACAGGTGTCCCAGAGGTTACCCCAAAGTAAGCGGCTTTCTAAACTCCG AGGAATTTGAACAACAAACCGACGTAGAAGATCAAGCTTCTCAAATCAATGAGTACTGCAAGTTGGGGTGTGTATCTTCTGAATGCGGTGATAACATGATTACTACTCCCCGGTCCCAGACTTCCG ACGAAGAGGTCCAACGATGTAACAATGCATGCTTGGAGCTCTGCAACAAGCACTACAATATTGCAGTTGCTGTCACGGCTTAA
- the LOC113339990 gene encoding probable flavin-containing monooxygenase 1, translated as MLTLRALCNPVSICCFTFSINRSSVPFPEIDIRSKDFAGAPRLNLKSRDASQNLLLCHYIKLGKGRVSKSSKQAYEFSDFPWPCSVQEEYPNHNQVMEYLESYALHFGLLPYIKFNTKVIDINYCVQQGQDMRSWSHWGGTATDNCFTNPKGKWEVTTTCAAAVQGHLGQDPRVYEVEFVILCIGRFRGTPNIPDFPPKKGPEGFVNGKVIHSMHYSAMEDSEATKFVKGKRVTVVGFQKSALDIANECATVNGVENPCTLLYRNLHWNIPADYNPYTVLASLYLNRFSELMLYKPGEGRFLSLLVTLLSPLRWAISKCVESYIKFKLPLKKYDLVPEHRFSADVTSCSISIAPKDFYDRVEEGSILLKKSKGFGFYTNGLTFDDDATAALESDIVILGTGYKGDLKLKNIFKSPTFQKHITDVLNSTVPLYRESIHPRIPQLAVIGYSESYANLYTSEMRCRWLAHFLEDGFKLPSIKEMEKDMLEWEKYMKRYSSRGACIGALHTWYNDQLCKDMGCNPKRKKRFFAELFEPYGPTDYANLTPGKK; from the exons ATGTTGACTTTGCGTGCCTTGTGTAACCCTGTTTCCATTTGTTGTTTCACATTCTCCATCAACAGATCTTCTGTTCCTTTTCCTGAAATAGATATTAGATCTAAAGATTTCGCCGGAGCTCCAAGATTAAACTTAAAGAGTAGAGATGCCTCACAAAATTTACTCTTAT GTCACTACATAAAACTCGGAAAAGGAAGAGTATCCAAATCATCTAAACAAGCTTATGAATTTTCTGATTTTCCATGGCCATGTTCTGTACAAGAAGAGTATCCAAATCATAATCAAGTTATGGAGTATTTAGAATCTTATGCTCTTCATTTCGGTTTACTCCCATACATCAAATTCAACACCAAGGTTATCGACATCAACTATTGTGTTCAACAAGGCCAAGATATGCGTTCTTGGAGTCATTGGGGTGGTACTGCTACTGATAACTGTTTCACTAATCCGAAAGGTAAATGGGAAGTTACTACTAcctgtgctgctgctgttcaaggacACCTAGGCCAAGATCCCCGAGTATATGAAGTAGAATTTGTGATTCTGTGCATCGGGCGCTTTAGAGGGACTCCAAATATTCCTGATTTTCCACCAAAGAAAGGTCCAGAAGGTTTCGTTAATGGGAAAGTTATACACTCTATGCATTACTCTGCCATGGAGGATTCTGAAGCGACGAAATTCGTCAAAGGAAAACGTGTTACAGTCGTTGGCTTCCAAAAATCCGCTCTAGACATTGCTAATGAATGTGCCACTGTCAACG GAGTTGAAAATCCGTGCACGTTGTTATACAGAAATTTACATTGGAATATACCCGCTGATTATAATCCATATACCGTTCTTGCTTCGCTATATCTTAATCGTTTCTCCGAACTGATGCTCTACAAACCTGGTGAAGGACGATTCCTTAGTCTCTTAGTTACTTTACTTTCACCTTTG AGATGGGCAATTTCAAAATGTGTTGAAAGCTATATTAAATTTAAGTTGCCCTTGAAGAAATACGATTTGGTCCCAGAACATAGATTCTCAGCAGATGTTACTTCTTGTTCGATCTCAATCGCACCTAAAGATTTCTATGATAGGGTAGAAGAAGGAAGCATTCTGTTGAAGAAATCCAAGGGGTTCGGCTTTTACACAAACGGGTTGACATTTGACGATGATGCAACTGCAGCTCTAGAGTCTGATATTGTGATTCTTGGTACTGGTTATAAGGGTGACTTAAAGCTCAAAAACATCTTCAAGTCACCAACATTTCAGAAGCACATTACAGATGTCTTAAACTCCACGGTCCCATTGTACAG AGAATCTATTCATCCACGAATTCCACAACTGGCAGTAATTGGATATTCCGAGAGCTATGCAAATTTGTATACATCAGAAATGAGGTGTCGGTGGCTAGCACATTTTCTCGAAGACGGATTCAAGTTGCCAAGTATAAAAGAGATGGAGAAAGATATGTTGGAGTGGGAAAAATATATGAAACGCTACTCTAGTAGGGGTGCTTGTATTGGCGCATTGCATACTTGGTATAACGATCAGTTGTGCAAGGATATGGGTTGCAAtccgaagaggaagaagagatttTTCGCAGAACTGTTCGAGCCTTATGGACCAACAGACTATGCAAACCTCACTCCCGGCAAGAAATAA